In a single window of the Equus quagga isolate Etosha38 chromosome 7, UCLA_HA_Equagga_1.0, whole genome shotgun sequence genome:
- the CCDC69 gene encoding coiled-coil domain-containing protein 69 isoform X4: MGCGHSRLSCCKPPKKRRQEPDQPPRPEPQELGPLNGDTATTVQLCASEEAEQHQKEIARILQQHEEDRKNWAQQVEKERELELREKLDEQRRVLEGEHEQSLQVLRASYEQEKEALTHSFHEAKAALQETIDGLTSQLEAFQAKMKRVEESILSRDYKKHIQDHGSPSQFWEQELESLHFVIEMKNERIHELDKRLILMETVKEKNLMLEEKITTLQQENEDLHVRGRNQMVVSR; the protein is encoded by the exons AGGCGCCAAGAACCAGATCAGCCACCCAGACCAGAGCCACAGGAACTAGGTCCCCTCAATGGAGATACAG CCACCACTGTCCAGCTCTGTGCATCTGAGGAGGCTGAGCAGCACCAGAAGGAAATAGCCAGAATTCTCCAGCAACATGAAGAGGACAGGAAGAATTGGGCACAACAG gtggagaaggagagggagctcGAGCTTCGAGAGAAACTGGACGAGCAGCGAAGAGTCTTGGAGGGAGAGCATGAGCAGAGCCTGCAAG TCCTCCGGGCCTCCTATGAGCAGGAGAAAGAAGCCCTTACTCACTCCTTCCACGAGGCCAAGGCGGCCCTGCAG GAGACCATTGACGGACTGACCTCCCAGCTGGAGGCCTTCCAGGCCAAGATGAAGAGAGTAGAGGAGTCCATTCTGAGCCGAGACTATAAGAAGCACATCCAG GATCATGGGAGCCCCAGCCAGTTCtgggagcaggagctggagagCTTGCATTTTGTCATCGAGATGAAGAACGAGCGTATTCATGAGCTAGACAAGCGGCTGATCCTCATGGAAACAGTG aaagaaaaaaacctgatgTTGGAGGAGAAGATCACCACCCTGCAACAGGAGAATGAGGACCTCCACGTCCGGGGCCGCAATCAGATGGTTGTGTCAAG
- the CCDC69 gene encoding coiled-coil domain-containing protein 69 isoform X1, whose translation MGCGHSRLSCCKPPKKRRQEPDQPPRPEPQELGPLNGDTATTVQLCASEEAEQHQKEIARILQQHEEDRKNWAQQVEKERELELREKLDEQRRVLEGEHEQSLQVLRASYEQEKEALTHSFHEAKAALQETIDGLTSQLEAFQAKMKRVEESILSRDYKKHIQDHGSPSQFWEQELESLHFVIEMKNERIHELDKRLILMETVKEKNLMLEEKITTLQQENEDLHVRGRNQMVVSRQLSEDLLLAREALEKESQLRRQLQQEKEELLYRVLGADASPTFPLASVTPTEVSFLAT comes from the exons AGGCGCCAAGAACCAGATCAGCCACCCAGACCAGAGCCACAGGAACTAGGTCCCCTCAATGGAGATACAG CCACCACTGTCCAGCTCTGTGCATCTGAGGAGGCTGAGCAGCACCAGAAGGAAATAGCCAGAATTCTCCAGCAACATGAAGAGGACAGGAAGAATTGGGCACAACAG gtggagaaggagagggagctcGAGCTTCGAGAGAAACTGGACGAGCAGCGAAGAGTCTTGGAGGGAGAGCATGAGCAGAGCCTGCAAG TCCTCCGGGCCTCCTATGAGCAGGAGAAAGAAGCCCTTACTCACTCCTTCCACGAGGCCAAGGCGGCCCTGCAG GAGACCATTGACGGACTGACCTCCCAGCTGGAGGCCTTCCAGGCCAAGATGAAGAGAGTAGAGGAGTCCATTCTGAGCCGAGACTATAAGAAGCACATCCAG GATCATGGGAGCCCCAGCCAGTTCtgggagcaggagctggagagCTTGCATTTTGTCATCGAGATGAAGAACGAGCGTATTCATGAGCTAGACAAGCGGCTGATCCTCATGGAAACAGTG aaagaaaaaaacctgatgTTGGAGGAGAAGATCACCACCCTGCAACAGGAGAATGAGGACCTCCACGTCCGGGGCCGCAATCAGATGGTTGTGTCAAG GCAGCTCTCGGAGGACCTGCTTCTCGCCCGCGAGGCCCTGGAGAAGGAGTCTCAGTTACGGCGACAGCTccagcaggagaaggaggagctgcTGTACCGGGTCCTTGGGGCTGAtgcctcccccaccttccccctggCCTCTGTCACCCCCACAGAGGTCTCCTTCCTTGCCACATAG
- the CCDC69 gene encoding coiled-coil domain-containing protein 69 isoform X2 yields the protein MGCGHSRLSCCKPPKKRRQEPDQPPRPEPQELGPLNGDTATTVQLCASEEAEQHQKEIARILQQHEEDRKNWAQQVEKERELELREKLDEQRRVLEGEHEQSLQVLRASYEQEKEALTHSFHEAKAALQETIDGLTSQLEAFQAKMKRVEESILSRDYKKHIQDHGSPSQFWEQELESLHFVIEMKNERIHELDKRLILMETVKEKNLMLEEKITTLQQENEDLHVRGRNQMVVSSNPKGPALPRNLSQGPD from the exons AGGCGCCAAGAACCAGATCAGCCACCCAGACCAGAGCCACAGGAACTAGGTCCCCTCAATGGAGATACAG CCACCACTGTCCAGCTCTGTGCATCTGAGGAGGCTGAGCAGCACCAGAAGGAAATAGCCAGAATTCTCCAGCAACATGAAGAGGACAGGAAGAATTGGGCACAACAG gtggagaaggagagggagctcGAGCTTCGAGAGAAACTGGACGAGCAGCGAAGAGTCTTGGAGGGAGAGCATGAGCAGAGCCTGCAAG TCCTCCGGGCCTCCTATGAGCAGGAGAAAGAAGCCCTTACTCACTCCTTCCACGAGGCCAAGGCGGCCCTGCAG GAGACCATTGACGGACTGACCTCCCAGCTGGAGGCCTTCCAGGCCAAGATGAAGAGAGTAGAGGAGTCCATTCTGAGCCGAGACTATAAGAAGCACATCCAG GATCATGGGAGCCCCAGCCAGTTCtgggagcaggagctggagagCTTGCATTTTGTCATCGAGATGAAGAACGAGCGTATTCATGAGCTAGACAAGCGGCTGATCCTCATGGAAACAGTG aaagaaaaaaacctgatgTTGGAGGAGAAGATCACCACCCTGCAACAGGAGAATGAGGACCTCCACGTCCGGGGCCGCAATCAGATGGTTGTGTCAAG CAATCCGAAGGGACCAGCTCTGCCCAGAAACCTGTCTCAAGGCCCTGATTAG
- the CCDC69 gene encoding coiled-coil domain-containing protein 69 isoform X3 has product MGCGHSRLSCCKPPKKRRQEPDQPPRPEPQELGPLNGDTATTVQLCASEEAEQHQKEIARILQQHEEDRKNWAQQVEKERELELREKLDEQRRVLEGEHEQSLQVLRASYEQEKEALTHSFHEAKAALQETIDGLTSQLEAFQAKMKRVEESILSRDYKKHIQDHGSPSQFWEQELESLHFVIEMKNERIHELDKRLILMETVKEKNLMLEEKITTLQQENEDLHVRGRNQMVVSRGQGKLLA; this is encoded by the exons AGGCGCCAAGAACCAGATCAGCCACCCAGACCAGAGCCACAGGAACTAGGTCCCCTCAATGGAGATACAG CCACCACTGTCCAGCTCTGTGCATCTGAGGAGGCTGAGCAGCACCAGAAGGAAATAGCCAGAATTCTCCAGCAACATGAAGAGGACAGGAAGAATTGGGCACAACAG gtggagaaggagagggagctcGAGCTTCGAGAGAAACTGGACGAGCAGCGAAGAGTCTTGGAGGGAGAGCATGAGCAGAGCCTGCAAG TCCTCCGGGCCTCCTATGAGCAGGAGAAAGAAGCCCTTACTCACTCCTTCCACGAGGCCAAGGCGGCCCTGCAG GAGACCATTGACGGACTGACCTCCCAGCTGGAGGCCTTCCAGGCCAAGATGAAGAGAGTAGAGGAGTCCATTCTGAGCCGAGACTATAAGAAGCACATCCAG GATCATGGGAGCCCCAGCCAGTTCtgggagcaggagctggagagCTTGCATTTTGTCATCGAGATGAAGAACGAGCGTATTCATGAGCTAGACAAGCGGCTGATCCTCATGGAAACAGTG aaagaaaaaaacctgatgTTGGAGGAGAAGATCACCACCCTGCAACAGGAGAATGAGGACCTCCACGTCCGGGGCCGCAATCAGATGGTTGTGTCAAG